One window of the Anaeromyxobacter dehalogenans 2CP-C genome contains the following:
- a CDS encoding alpha/beta fold hydrolase, whose amino-acid sequence MPSPRRPAAVSSLLPPLAALALACAGAPPRAPATALPAGAVDPDAGAFEYPLPVSYFELDSQRQRLRMAYLDARAAAPNGRTVLLLHGKNFHAGTWAETIAALNRAGFRVIAPDQIGFGKSSKPERYQFSFAQLAANTRALLASLGVERTAVVGHSMGGMLAVRYALEYPEATERLLLVNPIGLEDYAAFLPPRTVDQWYAQELKQTPDSVRSYQRQAYYDGAWKPEYEAHTRLLAGWTLHPGWPRVAWDSALTYDMIVTQPVVHELERLAVPTRLVIGLRDRTAIGRPLAPAGLREAMGDYTRLGKAAQRRIPGAELVELPGIGHVPQVEAFPAFEKALLDFLR is encoded by the coding sequence ATGCCCTCGCCACGCCGCCCCGCCGCCGTCTCCTCGCTGCTGCCGCCGCTCGCCGCGCTCGCGCTCGCCTGCGCCGGCGCGCCGCCCCGTGCGCCCGCCACCGCCCTCCCCGCCGGCGCGGTGGACCCGGACGCGGGCGCGTTCGAGTACCCGCTCCCGGTCTCGTACTTCGAGCTCGACAGCCAGCGCCAGCGGCTGCGCATGGCGTACCTCGACGCGCGCGCCGCGGCCCCGAACGGCCGCACCGTCCTGCTCCTCCACGGCAAGAACTTCCACGCCGGCACCTGGGCCGAGACCATCGCCGCGCTGAACCGCGCCGGCTTCCGCGTGATCGCGCCCGACCAGATCGGCTTCGGCAAGTCCAGCAAGCCCGAGCGCTACCAGTTCTCGTTCGCGCAGCTCGCCGCGAACACGCGGGCGCTGCTCGCCTCGCTCGGCGTCGAGCGCACCGCCGTGGTCGGGCACTCGATGGGCGGGATGCTCGCGGTGCGCTACGCGCTCGAGTACCCGGAGGCCACCGAGCGCCTCCTGCTCGTGAACCCGATCGGCCTCGAGGACTACGCCGCCTTCCTGCCGCCGCGCACGGTGGACCAGTGGTACGCGCAGGAGCTGAAGCAGACGCCGGACTCCGTCCGGAGCTACCAGCGGCAGGCGTACTACGACGGTGCGTGGAAGCCGGAGTACGAGGCGCACACCCGCCTGCTGGCCGGGTGGACGCTGCACCCGGGCTGGCCGCGGGTCGCGTGGGACAGCGCGCTCACATACGACATGATCGTCACGCAGCCGGTGGTGCACGAGCTCGAGCGCCTGGCGGTGCCGACGCGGCTCGTGATCGGCCTGCGCGACCGCACCGCCATCGGCCGGCCGCTCGCGCCGGCCGGCCTGCGCGAGGCGATGGGCGACTACACGCGCCTCGGGAAGGCGGCGCAGCGGCGCATCCCCGGCGCCGAGCTGGTGGAGCTGCCCGGCATCGGCCACGTGCCCCAGGTCGAGGCGTTCCCGGCGTTCGAGAAGGCGCTGCTCGACTTCCTGCGCTAG
- a CDS encoding CheR family methyltransferase has product MTDLARSSASTDRLPQAHLAEILSVVRARLGLDLTGYRPGTVERRIRTAMIASGAPSSAAYVERLRTDRHLARDLLARVTVKVSRFYRDAPAVERVREALAARAAATPGPLAVWSAGCGRGEEPYTLAMLLDDAGAPAGPDVVATDVAPDALAAAEAATYPADALPELPRPFRDRYLTPVLGAGRAAYRVHPAIRARVRTLRHDLSAARAPPDPGRFDLVACRNTLIYFQPALQRRALELLLDALAPGGLLWLGPAEWPALARDRLEVLDRRARLFRAVGGGADA; this is encoded by the coding sequence ATGACGGATCTCGCGCGCTCCAGCGCATCGACGGATCGGCTCCCGCAGGCCCACCTGGCGGAGATCCTCTCCGTCGTCCGCGCGCGGCTCGGCCTCGACCTCACCGGCTACCGGCCCGGCACCGTCGAGCGGCGCATCCGCACCGCCATGATCGCCTCGGGCGCGCCGTCGAGCGCGGCGTACGTCGAGCGGCTCCGGACGGACCGCCACCTCGCGCGCGACCTGCTCGCCCGCGTCACGGTGAAGGTGAGCCGGTTCTACCGCGACGCGCCCGCCGTGGAGCGCGTGCGCGAGGCCCTGGCCGCGCGCGCGGCCGCGACGCCGGGGCCGCTGGCGGTCTGGAGCGCCGGCTGCGGCCGCGGGGAGGAGCCGTACACGCTCGCCATGCTCCTCGACGACGCCGGTGCGCCAGCGGGACCGGACGTGGTCGCGACCGACGTGGCGCCGGACGCGCTCGCCGCCGCGGAGGCGGCGACCTACCCCGCCGACGCCCTGCCGGAGCTGCCGCGGCCGTTCCGCGACCGGTACCTGACGCCCGTGCTCGGCGCCGGCCGCGCCGCGTACCGCGTCCACCCCGCCATCCGCGCGCGGGTCCGGACGCTCCGCCACGATCTCTCCGCGGCCCGCGCTCCCCCCGACCCGGGCCGCTTCGACCTCGTCGCGTGCCGCAACACGCTCATCTACTTCCAGCCGGCGCTGCAGCGGCGCGCGCTGGAGCTGCTGCTCGACGCGCTCGCGCCCGGCGGGCTGCTCTGGCTCGGGCCCGCGGAGTGGCCGGCGCTCGCCCGCGACAGGCTGGAGGTCCTCGACCGGCGCGCCCGCCTGTTCCGCGCGGTCGGAGGCGGCGCCGATGCGTAG
- a CDS encoding ATP-binding protein: MRRPDLSIATWVSLGFAIAGALLAGLVALAVTLQGRIAASADAQLELIGPRAAAAASLESAVLHVSLTARAYALTPEPARMDALQAALRRLEGAAARFAALPKSPEGAALSGRILAAVPPFEKAAVALGTAVATGGDDSAIRAREATLPPMREELLSLLRTFGALQQAHDAGASHTILAYQRDTVRTLVLAFAAVALLLAATAWVVVTEVRRPARRLADAARRLAAGDYSATAGLEAQRSGAGPRGELAELARAFAVMAAELRDREERLAAQNEELQAQNEELQAKEEELHGQNEELQVQQEELQAQNEELQSQGEALRASDARLTQLVEALSQADRRKNEFLAVLSHELRNPLAPVLNALAVLDRGDPAGEQGRHARQVIARQVAHLARLVDDLLDVARITQGKIQLRRTHLELGAAVRQAAEDHGSLLEARGVRLALEVPGRELWVHADAARIAQIVGNLMHNAAKFTDGGGTVTVAVDATPEGRARVRVRDDGIGMPPEVLERLFQPFVQAEGTLARTRGGLGLGLALVKGLVELHGGAVTAASGGAGHGATFTVELPLDGVPVRACDAVAPRPVAPRRVLVVEDNPDSAETLRDLLELAGHQADVALDGRQALERCRTARPDAIVCDLGLPDMDGYELARALRADPELSSVLLVALSGYALPDDLARSAQAGFDAHLAKPARFEAIEALLAGPRRQRG, encoded by the coding sequence ATGCGTAGGCCGGACCTCTCCATCGCGACCTGGGTGTCGCTCGGGTTCGCGATCGCGGGCGCGCTCCTGGCCGGCCTCGTGGCGCTGGCGGTCACGCTGCAGGGGCGGATCGCGGCCAGCGCCGACGCGCAGCTCGAGCTCATCGGCCCGCGCGCCGCCGCGGCGGCGTCGCTGGAGAGCGCGGTGCTGCACGTGAGCCTGACCGCGCGCGCGTACGCGCTCACGCCCGAGCCCGCGCGGATGGACGCGCTGCAGGCGGCGCTGCGACGGCTGGAGGGGGCGGCGGCGCGGTTCGCGGCGCTGCCGAAGTCGCCGGAGGGCGCGGCGCTGTCCGGCCGGATCCTCGCGGCGGTGCCGCCGTTCGAGAAGGCGGCGGTCGCGCTCGGCACGGCGGTGGCGACGGGCGGCGACGACTCCGCCATCCGCGCGCGCGAGGCGACGCTCCCGCCCATGCGCGAGGAGCTGCTCTCGCTGCTCCGCACCTTCGGCGCGCTCCAGCAGGCCCACGACGCGGGCGCCAGCCACACCATCCTCGCCTACCAGCGGGACACCGTGCGCACGCTGGTGCTCGCCTTCGCCGCCGTGGCCCTGCTCCTCGCGGCGACCGCCTGGGTGGTCGTCACCGAGGTGCGCCGCCCCGCGAGGCGGCTCGCGGACGCGGCCCGCCGCCTGGCCGCGGGCGACTACTCCGCCACGGCGGGGCTGGAGGCGCAGCGCTCGGGCGCGGGGCCGCGCGGGGAGCTGGCCGAGCTGGCGCGCGCCTTCGCGGTGATGGCGGCCGAGCTGCGCGATCGCGAGGAGCGGCTGGCGGCGCAGAACGAGGAGCTCCAGGCGCAGAACGAGGAGCTCCAGGCCAAGGAGGAGGAGCTCCACGGGCAGAACGAGGAGCTCCAGGTCCAGCAGGAGGAGCTGCAGGCCCAGAACGAGGAGCTGCAGTCGCAGGGCGAGGCGCTCCGGGCCAGCGACGCACGGCTCACCCAGCTCGTGGAGGCGCTGTCGCAGGCCGACCGCCGCAAGAACGAGTTCCTGGCGGTGCTGTCGCACGAGCTGCGCAACCCGCTCGCGCCGGTGCTGAACGCGCTCGCGGTGCTCGACCGCGGCGACCCCGCCGGCGAGCAGGGGCGGCACGCGCGCCAGGTCATCGCGCGCCAGGTCGCGCACCTGGCCCGCCTGGTGGACGACCTGCTCGACGTGGCGCGCATCACGCAGGGGAAGATCCAGCTGCGCCGGACGCACCTGGAGCTGGGCGCGGCGGTGCGCCAGGCCGCGGAGGACCACGGCTCGCTGCTCGAGGCGCGCGGCGTCCGGCTGGCGCTGGAGGTGCCCGGGCGCGAGCTGTGGGTCCACGCCGACGCGGCGCGCATCGCGCAGATCGTGGGCAACCTGATGCACAACGCGGCCAAGTTCACCGACGGCGGCGGGACCGTGACGGTCGCGGTGGACGCCACGCCGGAGGGGCGGGCCCGGGTCCGCGTGCGCGACGACGGGATCGGCATGCCGCCCGAGGTGCTGGAGCGGCTGTTCCAGCCGTTCGTGCAGGCCGAGGGGACGCTGGCGCGGACCCGCGGCGGCCTGGGGCTGGGGCTCGCGCTCGTGAAGGGGCTGGTCGAGCTGCACGGCGGCGCGGTCACCGCGGCCAGCGGCGGGGCAGGTCACGGCGCGACGTTCACGGTGGAGCTGCCGCTCGACGGCGTGCCGGTCCGCGCCTGCGACGCGGTCGCGCCGCGCCCGGTCGCGCCGCGCCGGGTGCTGGTGGTCGAGGACAACCCGGACTCGGCCGAGACGCTGCGCGACCTGCTCGAGCTGGCCGGGCACCAGGCCGACGTCGCGCTCGACGGGCGCCAGGCGCTGGAGCGCTGCCGCACCGCGCGCCCGGACGCCATCGTCTGCGACCTGGGCCTGCCGGACATGGACGGCTACGAGCTGGCGCGCGCGCTGCGCGCCGACCCGGAGCTGTCGTCGGTGCTGCTCGTCGCGCTCTCCGGCTACGCCCTGCCCGACGACCTGGCCCGCTCGGCCCAGGCCGGCTTCGACGCGCACCTCGCCAAGCCGGCCCGCTTCGAGGCCATCGAGGCGCTGCTGGCCGGGCCGCGCCGCCAGCGCGGCTGA
- a CDS encoding ATP-binding response regulator: protein MTRPSQSERVLVLAPLGRDAEVAAAVLRSAGLAAVVCREIRTVLEELRAGAAVLLIAQEALGAGAREGIGEWIAHQPPWSDLPVFVVTGGAPRQDHARALRELSWLGNVLLLDRPLRRATLLSVVRSAIRARLRQYAAREVLAAREREVLARDQFLAMLGHELRNPLGAIILALDVIDRRGVAAPRQLDVVRRQSRQLSRLVDDLLDVSRVTSGKITLHHHPVELAALVGRAVEAQQPPAAAAGVSLRAELAPGEVPVLGDPVRIEQVIANLVGNAIKYTRPGGHVTVGLETSGGDAVLRVHDDGIGLAAADLERVFDTFVQVDSGLDRARGGLGLGLTLVKTLVTMHGGRVRADSAGPGKGSTFTVRLPLASPADRPAGADRAAAAPDARPRRVLVIDDSPDNREVAQSALEMLGHEVCLAGDGPSGIEEAFRCNPEVVVIDIGLPGLDGYEVARRLRAARGRGMVLIALTGYGQPDDRQRALAAGFDLHLTKPVEIDALRRAIERSDPSA from the coding sequence ATGACCCGTCCGAGCCAGTCCGAGCGCGTCCTGGTGCTCGCGCCGCTCGGGCGCGACGCGGAGGTCGCGGCCGCGGTGCTGCGGAGCGCCGGGCTCGCCGCGGTGGTGTGCCGCGAGATCCGGACCGTGCTGGAAGAGCTGCGGGCGGGCGCGGCGGTGCTGCTCATCGCGCAGGAGGCGCTGGGAGCGGGCGCGCGGGAGGGCATCGGCGAGTGGATCGCGCACCAGCCGCCCTGGTCCGACCTGCCGGTGTTCGTCGTGACCGGCGGCGCGCCGCGGCAGGATCACGCGCGCGCGCTGCGCGAGCTCTCGTGGCTGGGCAACGTGCTGCTGCTCGACCGGCCGCTGCGCCGCGCCACGCTGCTGAGCGTGGTGCGCTCCGCCATCCGCGCGCGGCTGCGCCAGTACGCGGCGCGGGAGGTGCTCGCCGCGCGGGAGCGGGAGGTCCTGGCCCGCGACCAGTTCCTGGCGATGCTCGGGCACGAGCTCCGCAACCCGCTCGGCGCCATCATCCTCGCCCTGGACGTGATCGACCGGCGCGGCGTCGCCGCGCCGCGGCAGCTCGACGTGGTCCGCCGGCAGTCGCGCCAGCTCTCGCGCCTGGTGGACGACCTGCTCGACGTCTCGCGCGTCACCTCGGGGAAGATCACGCTTCACCACCACCCGGTGGAGCTGGCCGCGCTGGTGGGGCGCGCGGTGGAGGCCCAGCAGCCGCCGGCGGCGGCCGCGGGGGTCTCGCTGCGCGCGGAGCTCGCGCCGGGCGAGGTGCCGGTCCTGGGCGATCCGGTCCGGATCGAGCAGGTGATCGCGAACCTGGTCGGGAACGCCATCAAGTACACCCGGCCCGGCGGTCACGTGACCGTCGGGCTGGAGACGTCGGGCGGCGACGCGGTGCTGCGCGTCCATGACGACGGCATCGGCCTGGCCGCGGCCGACCTGGAGCGCGTGTTCGACACGTTCGTGCAGGTGGACTCCGGGCTCGACCGCGCCCGCGGCGGGCTCGGGCTCGGGCTCACGCTGGTGAAGACGCTGGTGACCATGCACGGCGGCCGGGTGCGGGCGGACAGCGCGGGCCCGGGCAAGGGCAGCACGTTCACGGTCCGGCTGCCGCTCGCGTCGCCGGCCGACCGGCCCGCCGGCGCCGATCGCGCCGCCGCCGCGCCCGACGCCCGGCCGCGGCGCGTGCTGGTCATCGACGACAGCCCGGACAACCGCGAGGTGGCCCAGTCCGCGCTGGAGATGCTCGGGCACGAGGTGTGCCTGGCGGGCGACGGGCCGAGCGGGATCGAGGAGGCGTTCCGCTGCAACCCCGAGGTGGTGGTGATCGACATCGGCCTGCCCGGGCTGGACGGCTACGAGGTGGCGCGCCGGCTGCGGGCGGCCCGCGGCCGGGGCATGGTCCTCATCGCGCTGACCGGCTACGGCCAGCCGGACGACCGCCAGCGCGCGCTGGCGGCCGGGTTCGACCTGCACCTCACGAAGCCGGTGGAGATCGACGCGCTCCGCCGGGCCATCGAGCGGTCCGACCCGAGCGCCTGA
- a CDS encoding ATPase domain-containing protein, producing MPTNGPLTPRAPTGVAGLDDVLGGGFPRRRIHLIQGSPGAGKTTLALQFLMEGVRQGESCLYIAMSESREEVESVAASHGWDLGGITVFEASELDGEEENTILEPAEVELGERMGAILTEVERVQPNRVVLDSCTELRLLAQTPIRYRRQLLALKRQLVEKDRTVLLLDNPSSDAPDALVQSLAHGVLLLEQLNPEYGAERRRVRVLKMRAAAYRGGYHDFAIRTGGLTVFPRLVAAEHRAGAVTPEQCSSGLEPLDRMLGGGLDRGTSTLIVGPAGAGKSSLATQFVHAAAGRGEAAALFAFDEPRATLLARTRAIGLDLTPFVEEGSVHITQVDPAEISSGELVHLVREAVAGGARLVVIDSLNGLLQALPSEGSLVLQVHEMLSFLAEKRVVTLLTMAQHGIIGDMVAPADVTYLADTVVLLRYFEASGGVRKAISVVKKRLGAHETTIREYTPTAAGLRVGDPLVDFRGVLTGVPDFEPAAGSGALLPLAPP from the coding sequence ATGCCAACGAACGGACCCCTCACCCCGCGGGCCCCGACCGGCGTCGCCGGGCTCGACGACGTGCTGGGCGGCGGCTTCCCCCGCCGTCGCATCCACCTGATCCAGGGATCGCCCGGCGCCGGGAAGACCACGCTCGCGCTCCAGTTCCTGATGGAGGGCGTGCGCCAGGGCGAGTCGTGCCTGTACATCGCCATGTCGGAGTCGCGCGAGGAGGTGGAGAGCGTGGCCGCCTCGCACGGCTGGGACCTCGGCGGCATCACGGTGTTCGAGGCGTCGGAGCTCGACGGCGAGGAGGAGAACACGATCCTCGAGCCCGCCGAGGTGGAGCTGGGCGAGCGCATGGGGGCGATCCTCACCGAGGTCGAGCGCGTGCAGCCGAACCGCGTCGTGCTCGACTCGTGCACCGAGCTGCGCCTGCTGGCCCAGACGCCGATCCGCTACCGGCGCCAGCTGCTCGCGCTGAAGCGCCAGCTGGTCGAGAAGGACCGGACGGTGCTCCTGCTCGACAACCCGTCGTCGGACGCGCCGGACGCGCTCGTCCAGAGCCTGGCGCACGGGGTGCTGCTCCTGGAGCAGCTGAACCCGGAGTACGGCGCCGAGCGGCGGCGGGTGCGCGTCCTGAAGATGCGGGCCGCCGCCTACCGCGGCGGCTACCACGACTTCGCCATCCGCACCGGCGGGCTCACCGTGTTCCCGCGGCTGGTCGCGGCAGAGCACCGGGCGGGCGCCGTCACGCCGGAGCAGTGCTCGAGCGGGCTCGAGCCGCTCGATCGCATGCTGGGCGGCGGCCTCGATCGCGGCACCAGCACGCTCATCGTCGGCCCGGCCGGCGCCGGCAAGTCCAGCCTCGCCACGCAGTTCGTGCACGCCGCGGCCGGCCGCGGAGAGGCCGCGGCCCTGTTCGCGTTCGACGAGCCGCGCGCCACGCTGCTCGCGCGGACCCGCGCGATCGGGCTGGACCTGACCCCGTTCGTGGAGGAGGGGAGCGTGCACATCACGCAGGTCGATCCCGCCGAGATCTCCTCCGGCGAGCTGGTCCACCTCGTCCGCGAGGCCGTCGCCGGCGGCGCGCGCCTGGTCGTGATCGACAGCCTGAACGGGCTCCTGCAGGCCCTGCCCAGCGAGGGCTCGCTGGTGCTGCAGGTGCACGAGATGCTCAGCTTCCTCGCCGAGAAGCGCGTGGTGACCCTGCTCACGATGGCGCAGCACGGGATCATCGGCGACATGGTCGCCCCGGCGGACGTGACCTACCTCGCCGACACGGTCGTGCTCCTGCGCTACTTCGAGGCGAGCGGCGGCGTGCGCAAGGCGATCTCGGTGGTGAAGAAGCGCCTCGGTGCGCACGAGACCACCATCCGCGAGTACACCCCCACGGCCGCCGGCCTCCGCGTCGGCGATCCGCTGGTGGACTTCCGGGGCGTGCTGACCGGCGTACCCGACTTCGAGCCGGCCGCGGGCAGCGGGGCGCTGCTGCCCCTCGCACCTCCATGA
- a CDS encoding SRPBCC family protein, giving the protein MALRIDERYEVAAPVDVAWALLVDPRRVVTCVPGGALDAVVDARTYDGRVRVRLAGITFAYRGRVRLAEVDVPGRRVRIVGDARARAGDGTARLSLESWLLPRPGDRTEVVAEATVNVGGALVALGRGFLEALGHEVFRRFAARVGAALEGAAPPADEPLRALPVLAGAARAWLSGAGGPRR; this is encoded by the coding sequence ATGGCGCTCCGGATCGACGAGCGGTACGAGGTCGCGGCGCCCGTGGACGTCGCCTGGGCGCTCCTCGTGGATCCGCGGCGCGTGGTGACCTGCGTGCCCGGGGGCGCGCTCGACGCGGTGGTGGACGCGCGCACCTACGACGGACGCGTGCGGGTGCGCCTCGCCGGGATCACGTTCGCCTACCGCGGGCGCGTCCGGCTCGCGGAGGTGGACGTCCCGGGGCGGCGCGTGCGCATCGTGGGCGACGCGCGCGCGCGGGCCGGCGACGGCACGGCGCGGCTGTCGCTGGAGAGCTGGCTGCTGCCGCGTCCCGGCGATCGCACCGAGGTGGTGGCGGAGGCCACCGTGAACGTGGGCGGCGCGCTGGTCGCGCTGGGGCGCGGCTTCCTCGAGGCGCTCGGGCACGAGGTGTTCCGGCGGTTCGCCGCGCGCGTGGGCGCCGCGCTGGAGGGGGCGGCACCGCCCGCGGACGAGCCGCTGCGCGCGCTCCCGGTGCTGGCCGGCGCCGCGCGCGCGTGGCTCTCCGGCGCCGGCGGCCCGCGGCGCTGA
- a CDS encoding glycoside hydrolase family 16 protein codes for MDALTRRAILAALAAVCGCGLLSPGEPPATPSAPVPGWTPPDAPIPAPPPPAGVAPSPPLPGYALAWHDEFDGTAVDPARWVVEARRRRDALNDPASATVQDGLLRITTFTDDAGVHHTGYLKSVGLFELTYGYVEARIRFHEVPGTWCAFWLYPDTYGEPIGDPGTAGVEIDVVEHRVVDGGGWNVRDLVMSGINWDGFGADWKKVHRTQPPPDGGPVWGAWRTFSVLWTPAGYTFYVDQQPLWSTSAAVSHRSQPIYLTCEVKDRSWAGTIPPGGYGPAATSEDFMEVDWVRAWQPAP; via the coding sequence GTGGACGCGCTGACCCGGCGGGCGATCCTCGCCGCGCTCGCGGCGGTGTGCGGCTGCGGCCTGCTCTCGCCGGGCGAGCCGCCGGCCACGCCGTCCGCGCCGGTGCCCGGCTGGACGCCGCCGGACGCGCCCATCCCCGCCCCGCCGCCTCCTGCCGGCGTGGCGCCGTCGCCGCCGCTCCCCGGCTACGCGCTCGCGTGGCACGACGAGTTCGACGGGACGGCCGTGGACCCGGCGCGCTGGGTGGTCGAGGCCCGTCGCCGCCGCGACGCGCTCAACGACCCGGCCTCCGCGACCGTGCAGGACGGCCTGCTGCGGATCACGACGTTCACCGACGACGCCGGCGTGCACCACACCGGCTACCTGAAGTCGGTCGGGCTGTTCGAGCTGACCTACGGCTACGTGGAGGCGCGCATCCGCTTCCACGAGGTGCCCGGCACCTGGTGCGCGTTCTGGCTCTACCCGGACACCTACGGCGAGCCCATCGGCGATCCCGGCACCGCCGGCGTGGAGATCGACGTGGTGGAGCACCGGGTGGTGGACGGCGGCGGCTGGAACGTGCGCGACCTGGTGATGTCGGGCATCAACTGGGATGGCTTCGGCGCGGACTGGAAGAAGGTCCACCGGACCCAGCCGCCGCCCGACGGCGGGCCGGTGTGGGGCGCCTGGCGGACGTTCTCGGTCCTGTGGACGCCCGCGGGCTACACGTTCTACGTGGACCAGCAGCCGCTCTGGAGCACCTCGGCCGCGGTGTCGCACCGGTCCCAGCCGATCTACCTGACCTGCGAGGTGAAGGACCGGAGCTGGGCCGGGACGATCCCGCCGGGCGGCTACGGCCCCGCCGCGACGAGCGAGGACTTCATGGAGGTGGACTGGGTGCGCGCCTGGCAGCCGGCGCCGTGA
- a CDS encoding DNA topoisomerase IB — protein MRAIERLQAIGLRRAGTPRTGFRWVRPDGRPAAAADAERARRLALPPAWTDVRVSPVAGAKLQAIGRDRAGRWQYRYHPDFVRRRAGAKYRRLLRFAAALPRIRARVTRDLRRRGVGRERVLAAMVRILATCPMRPGSEAYAREHGSYGLTTVQPRHVRVEGDRVVFDFRGKSGRRQVRELEDAPVARLVRTLLRVPGRDVFKFEEGGEVVDVRRRHLNAYLREAAGAPFTAKDFRTWAGTVLCASELAAREREIVPGRTSRRQLEVAAVKAVAARLGNTPAVARASYVSPAVLHAFGEGRVIGCCYAPDELGVPVTRGLHPVEAALVRLLREEAPAPGTAAARGGGAPLTRAARRPGFAPRDRLRAAARAP, from the coding sequence ATGCGCGCCATCGAGAGGCTCCAGGCGATCGGCCTCCGCCGCGCCGGCACGCCGCGGACCGGCTTCCGCTGGGTCCGCCCGGACGGCCGCCCGGCGGCCGCGGCGGACGCCGAGCGCGCGCGGCGCCTGGCGCTGCCGCCGGCGTGGACGGACGTGCGGGTGAGCCCGGTGGCGGGCGCCAAGCTGCAGGCCATCGGCCGGGACCGCGCCGGGCGCTGGCAGTATCGCTACCACCCGGACTTCGTGCGCCGCCGCGCCGGCGCCAAGTACCGCCGGCTGCTCCGCTTCGCGGCCGCGCTCCCGCGGATCCGCGCCCGCGTGACCCGCGACCTGCGCCGCCGGGGCGTGGGGCGGGAGCGGGTGCTCGCGGCCATGGTGCGGATCCTCGCCACCTGCCCGATGCGGCCGGGCAGCGAGGCCTACGCGCGCGAGCACGGGAGCTACGGGCTCACCACGGTCCAGCCCCGGCACGTGCGCGTCGAGGGCGACCGGGTGGTGTTCGACTTCCGCGGCAAGTCCGGCCGGCGGCAGGTGCGCGAGCTGGAGGACGCGCCGGTGGCGCGGCTGGTGCGCACGCTGCTCCGGGTACCGGGGCGCGACGTGTTCAAGTTCGAGGAGGGGGGCGAGGTGGTGGACGTGCGGCGCCGCCACCTGAACGCCTACCTGCGCGAGGCGGCCGGCGCGCCGTTCACCGCCAAGGACTTCCGGACGTGGGCCGGCACGGTGCTGTGCGCGAGCGAGCTCGCCGCACGCGAGCGGGAGATCGTCCCGGGCCGGACCAGCCGCCGCCAGCTCGAGGTGGCGGCGGTGAAGGCGGTGGCGGCCCGGCTCGGCAACACGCCGGCGGTGGCGCGCGCCTCCTACGTGAGCCCGGCCGTGCTGCACGCGTTCGGCGAGGGGAGGGTGATCGGCTGCTGCTACGCGCCGGACGAGCTCGGCGTGCCCGTGACGCGCGGGCTGCACCCGGTGGAGGCCGCGCTGGTCCGGCTCCTGCGCGAGGAGGCGCCCGCCCCGGGCACCGCGGCGGCGCGCGGCGGGGGCGCGCCCCTCACGCGAGCGGCCCGGCGGCCCGGCTTCGCGCCGCGGGATCGGCTCCGCGCCGCGGCGAGGGCGCCCTAG
- a CDS encoding hotdog domain-containing protein, with translation MRPTDTTCEHVLPLSTDPALRRRFMVLKDPIPGNFRFGVLLEVLDRLAADTAMAYAQRFQPEARVVTAALDEIVVRRVADVTRDVRCLARINHVGRTSMEVGIRVESAPDRAHLASCYFTMVARDGDGPGARSVAIPPLELGDDVERVRAARAAARRAAYRREQDSLVEPPSRDEFLLLSALHREQEEPGFAGVRARDVVTETWERTYPEQENLSAVIFGGYIMRRAYELASICAERVALDRPVMAAVNRVNFFHPVQIGDKLHLTSRVVYTDGAMVCIETGIERISRDRSARALSNSCRFTFVNIDRGLRPVPVPTLHPSDYAEDARYLAARRDLRGLEERSAKGWLLSYLAGAQRD, from the coding sequence ATGCGCCCCACCGACACCACCTGCGAGCACGTCCTCCCCCTCTCCACCGACCCCGCGCTGCGGCGCCGCTTCATGGTGCTGAAGGACCCCATCCCCGGGAACTTCCGGTTCGGCGTGCTGCTGGAGGTGCTCGACCGGCTCGCCGCCGACACCGCCATGGCGTACGCGCAGCGCTTCCAGCCCGAGGCGCGGGTGGTGACCGCCGCGCTCGACGAGATCGTGGTCCGGCGCGTGGCCGACGTGACGCGCGACGTCCGGTGCCTGGCGCGCATCAACCACGTCGGCCGGACCTCGATGGAGGTGGGGATCCGGGTGGAGTCCGCGCCGGACCGGGCGCACCTCGCCTCCTGCTATTTCACCATGGTGGCGCGCGACGGCGACGGGCCGGGCGCCCGCAGCGTGGCGATCCCGCCGCTCGAGCTGGGCGACGACGTGGAGCGGGTGCGCGCCGCCCGCGCCGCCGCGCGCCGGGCCGCCTACCGCCGCGAGCAGGACAGCCTGGTGGAGCCGCCCTCGCGCGACGAGTTCCTGCTGCTCTCCGCGCTGCACCGCGAGCAGGAGGAGCCCGGCTTCGCCGGCGTGCGGGCGCGCGACGTGGTCACCGAGACCTGGGAGCGCACGTACCCGGAGCAGGAGAACCTCTCGGCGGTGATCTTCGGCGGCTACATCATGCGCCGCGCCTACGAGCTGGCGTCCATCTGCGCCGAGCGCGTGGCGCTCGACCGGCCGGTGATGGCCGCGGTGAACCGGGTGAACTTCTTCCACCCGGTGCAGATCGGCGACAAGCTCCACCTCACCAGCCGCGTGGTCTACACCGACGGCGCCATGGTGTGCATCGAGACCGGCATCGAGCGGATCAGCCGGGACCGCAGCGCCCGCGCGCTCTCCAACTCCTGCCGCTTCACGTTCGTGAACATCGACCGCGGCCTGCGGCCGGTGCCGGTGCCGACCCTGCACCCGTCCGACTACGCCGAGGACGCGCGCTACCTGGCGGCGCGCCGCGACCTGCGCGGGCTGGAGGAGCGCAGCGCGAAGGGCTGGCTGCTCTCCTACCTGGCGGGCGCGCAGCGGGACTGA